One Chitinophaga parva DNA segment encodes these proteins:
- a CDS encoding winged helix-turn-helix transcriptional regulator, translating to MQQEKNEVLIYAPALCPMALTLDVIGGKWKPLVVYLVSQGVNRFSTLEKQLPGISRKMLANQLRELESDGLLSREIFAEVPPRVEYSLTEKGASLMEVLMPVYEWGARNLQHRMRHLH from the coding sequence ATGCAGCAAGAAAAAAATGAAGTACTGATCTATGCGCCGGCCCTCTGCCCCATGGCGCTCACGCTGGACGTGATAGGTGGCAAATGGAAGCCACTGGTGGTATACCTGGTATCGCAGGGCGTGAACCGTTTCAGTACGCTGGAAAAACAGCTGCCCGGCATCAGCCGTAAAATGCTGGCTAACCAGCTGCGCGAGCTGGAAAGCGATGGACTGTTGTCACGGGAAATATTTGCCGAAGTGCCGCCCCGGGTGGAGTACAGCCTTACGGAAAAAGGCGCGTCTTTAATGGAGGTATTGATGCCGGTGTATGAGTGGGGCGCACGGAATTTACAGCACCGCATGCGGCACCTGCACTAG
- a CDS encoding HD domain-containing protein, giving the protein MLQETFYALADEYHLPAKSLWDKLTARYNEPGRYYHTLHHLENMLAELQPVSALLENEHAVLFALYYHDVIYDAQKKDNEARSAALAAKNLHTLPPALVARCEQHILATRQHTWQADMDTNYFTDADLCILGQPWEVYATYAANVRKEYHMYPDLLYKPGRKKVLQHFLQMERIFKTAYFHEKYETTAKANLQRELAG; this is encoded by the coding sequence ATGCTACAGGAAACTTTTTACGCCCTGGCGGATGAATACCACTTGCCCGCAAAATCTTTGTGGGACAAACTTACGGCGCGTTACAACGAGCCCGGCCGCTACTATCATACCTTGCACCACCTGGAAAACATGTTGGCGGAATTACAGCCGGTAAGTGCCCTGCTGGAAAATGAACATGCCGTACTGTTTGCATTGTACTACCACGATGTGATCTATGATGCACAGAAAAAGGACAATGAAGCACGTAGCGCCGCCCTTGCCGCAAAAAACCTGCACACGCTGCCGCCTGCGCTGGTGGCGCGCTGTGAGCAACACATCCTGGCAACCAGGCAACATACATGGCAGGCAGATATGGATACCAATTACTTTACGGACGCAGACCTGTGCATCTTAGGCCAGCCCTGGGAAGTTTATGCCACGTACGCGGCCAATGTAAGAAAGGAATATCACATGTACCCGGACCTGCTGTATAAGCCGGGGCGTAAAAAAGTGTTGCAGCATTTCCTGCAAATGGAACGCATTTTCAAAACGGCTTATTTCCACGAAAAATATGAAACCACTGCAAAGGCAAACCTGCAGCGGGAACTGGCAGGGTAG
- a CDS encoding DUF3472 domain-containing protein, whose amino-acid sequence MKKRNPLFLLGSLLLALTATAQTEVPPGGNSFVTTLPQGSHARVTNHGWSGWDNAGVVYSTFLKPATAGTLSVSMAVVAADNNSVISASINGKAYTVKLDKGSYTYNLGSWEVDTNYVELKVKGIKKTAPLFAEVTGITVSGSAVDARLTYVKNNEGNFFHWGRRGPSVHLGYDTKAVDDNIEWFYNEITVPEGNDPEGSYFMAAGFGEGYFGMQVNGPEERHILFSVWSPYNTDDPKSIPADQQIKMLKKGAGVHTGEFGNEGSGGQSYMNYPWKAGRTYKFLLHGHPLDSIHTEYTAYFFAPEKGQWTLIASFSRPRTHTWLTHLHSFLENFNPDNGYITRKAWYHNQWVRTASGKWEPITRARFTGDNTARIGYRLDYDGGSGEQGFYLRNCGFFNHPPALNGLYTVPAPTTAPVIELEKLP is encoded by the coding sequence ATGAAAAAACGCAATCCCCTGTTCCTCCTCGGTAGCCTGCTGCTGGCCCTTACCGCAACCGCACAAACGGAGGTGCCACCCGGTGGCAACTCCTTTGTAACCACCCTGCCCCAGGGCAGCCACGCCCGTGTTACCAACCACGGATGGTCCGGCTGGGACAATGCCGGTGTAGTTTATTCCACCTTCCTGAAGCCCGCCACCGCCGGCACGCTCAGTGTGAGTATGGCGGTGGTGGCAGCTGACAACAACAGCGTGATCAGCGCCTCCATTAACGGTAAAGCCTATACGGTAAAACTGGACAAAGGCAGCTACACCTATAACCTGGGTAGCTGGGAAGTAGATACCAACTACGTGGAGCTGAAAGTGAAGGGCATAAAGAAAACGGCCCCTCTCTTTGCGGAGGTTACCGGTATCACCGTAAGCGGCAGTGCAGTAGATGCCCGCCTCACTTATGTAAAGAACAATGAAGGCAACTTCTTTCACTGGGGCCGGCGTGGCCCTTCCGTGCACCTTGGTTATGATACCAAGGCAGTGGATGATAACATAGAATGGTTTTATAACGAGATCACGGTGCCAGAGGGGAATGATCCCGAAGGATCTTATTTCATGGCAGCCGGTTTTGGAGAAGGCTATTTTGGTATGCAGGTGAACGGGCCGGAGGAAAGACACATCCTCTTTTCCGTATGGAGCCCCTACAACACCGACGATCCCAAAAGCATACCGGCAGACCAGCAGATCAAAATGCTGAAGAAAGGCGCTGGCGTGCATACCGGCGAGTTTGGCAATGAAGGTTCCGGTGGCCAGAGCTACATGAACTATCCCTGGAAGGCCGGCCGTACCTATAAATTCCTGCTGCACGGCCACCCGCTGGACAGCATCCATACGGAATATACCGCTTACTTTTTTGCACCGGAAAAGGGCCAGTGGACGTTGATCGCGAGTTTCAGCCGGCCGCGTACCCACACGTGGTTAACCCACCTGCATTCCTTCCTGGAGAATTTCAATCCTGACAATGGTTATATTACACGCAAAGCCTGGTATCATAACCAATGGGTAAGAACGGCGTCCGGCAAGTGGGAGCCCATTACCCGCGCGCGTTTTACGGGCGATAATACCGCCCGCATTGGGTACCGCCTGGATTATGATGGCGGTAGCGGTGAGCAGGGCTTTTACCTGCGCAACTGTGGCTTCTTCAACCATCCGCCGGCCCTGAATGGCCTGTATACCGTGCCTGCGCCCACTACTGCACCTGTTATTGAACTTGAAAAATTACCGTAG
- a CDS encoding glycoside hydrolase domain-containing protein has translation MLLKQTFTGILLAAGFAATAQVLPYTDGHHAWDPDSLGNHRAVLAVPAPSKVAYVRIDWRRRDEHPENKRVIVTDAQDHRILNVKLLHISREYATLLFDASTGKGTYYVYYMPYKNEGRSNYPRGVYLKPDTTASATWLASAGAAKPQPVQVKELQAVDAFNSFYPMEVIATAAETRALLAKHKDAAYLVFPEDKMHAIRMPHDLPYRWIKSGVQQSFAAGTDRGCYFAFQLGVYALQPLENVQVHFSSLQAANGATIAAGELSCINTNGRAYDGSPLTQAVNVPAQSIQPLWCGLEVPAGAAPGVYNGTATVQAAGQKPTVITLKITVNEKVAVNGGVNEPANMTRVNWLNSDLAQQNTVIAPYTPLQVQDSVISLLGRRFTIGQDGMPLQIASLYTPEMTSIGNAAHPLLTEAIHFHFNKPGADDFLHWKTEGFHITRQDGGTVSWSARNTADAMTMDVQARLEFDGFVAYTVKLTALQDLDLSDIKLHIPMQPEMARYMMGLGLKGGNRPDSLHWKWDVAHKNQDGAWTGNVNGGLQFSLRDENYVRPLNTNFYLQKPLHLPASWGNDNKGGIDVYPKGKSIVYSAYSGARSMKKGDVLYFNFNLLITPFHPLQTDFQWTNRFYHKYDNLDTIKGTGATVINIHHGTPINPWINYPFIEWKKMKDYIDEAHRKGLKVKIYNTIRELSDHAYELPVLRSLGHEVYSPGKGGGFSWLQEHVDSDYIAAWFVPEVKDAAIINSGMNRWHNYYVEGMNWLVQNVGIDGIYLDDVAFDRVTMKRIKRVLTQDGHPGIIDLHSANQYNKSDGFNNSANLYMENFPYLNRLWFGEYFDYQQNSPDFFLTEVSGIPFGLMGEMLQDGGNPWRGMVYGMTNRLGWTDVNDPRPLWKLWAQFGMEHAEMIGYWSPNCPVKTGNDKVLATVYRQQGRTLVAMASWAPADTTVQLDIDWKALGIDPAKASVKVPAVAGFQEEMVVKDGKLPVAKGKGYLLWIE, from the coding sequence ATGTTATTGAAACAAACTTTTACCGGCATCCTGCTGGCGGCAGGCTTTGCAGCCACCGCGCAGGTATTGCCCTACACAGACGGCCACCATGCATGGGATCCCGATTCCCTGGGCAATCATCGTGCGGTACTGGCCGTGCCTGCGCCATCAAAAGTGGCTTATGTGCGCATAGACTGGCGCCGCCGGGATGAGCACCCGGAAAATAAGAGGGTGATCGTTACAGATGCGCAGGACCACCGCATCCTCAATGTGAAGCTGCTGCACATCAGCCGTGAATATGCAACCTTGCTTTTCGATGCCTCCACCGGCAAGGGCACTTACTACGTGTATTATATGCCGTATAAAAATGAAGGCAGGAGCAACTATCCCCGCGGTGTATACCTCAAACCGGATACCACCGCCAGTGCTACATGGCTGGCCAGCGCAGGTGCTGCAAAGCCGCAGCCCGTGCAGGTGAAAGAACTGCAGGCGGTAGATGCCTTCAACAGTTTTTATCCCATGGAGGTGATCGCCACGGCCGCGGAAACAAGGGCCCTGCTGGCAAAGCATAAGGACGCCGCCTACCTGGTGTTCCCCGAAGATAAAATGCACGCCATCCGCATGCCGCACGACCTGCCTTACCGCTGGATCAAAAGCGGCGTACAGCAAAGCTTTGCGGCCGGTACAGACCGAGGTTGCTATTTCGCATTCCAGCTGGGGGTGTACGCACTGCAACCACTGGAAAATGTGCAGGTGCATTTTTCCAGCCTTCAGGCAGCAAATGGTGCCACCATCGCCGCCGGGGAATTGTCCTGCATTAATACCAATGGCCGCGCTTACGATGGCAGCCCGCTCACGCAGGCCGTGAATGTACCCGCACAATCCATCCAGCCCCTGTGGTGTGGCCTGGAAGTGCCGGCTGGTGCGGCTCCTGGCGTATATAACGGTACTGCCACCGTGCAGGCAGCCGGACAAAAACCTACTGTCATTACGTTGAAAATTACCGTAAATGAGAAAGTTGCAGTAAACGGAGGGGTGAACGAACCCGCTAACATGACCCGGGTAAACTGGCTGAACTCCGACCTTGCACAGCAGAACACCGTGATAGCGCCGTACACGCCGCTGCAGGTACAGGACAGTGTGATCTCCCTGCTGGGCCGCCGTTTCACCATTGGCCAGGATGGGATGCCCTTGCAGATAGCAAGCTTGTACACGCCGGAAATGACCAGCATTGGTAATGCGGCACATCCCCTGCTTACAGAGGCCATTCACTTCCATTTCAATAAACCCGGTGCAGATGATTTCCTGCATTGGAAAACGGAAGGGTTTCACATTACCCGGCAGGATGGCGGTACCGTAAGCTGGTCAGCCAGGAACACTGCGGATGCCATGACCATGGATGTGCAGGCCAGGCTGGAATTTGACGGCTTCGTGGCGTACACGGTGAAGCTCACTGCCCTGCAGGACCTGGACCTCAGTGACATCAAGCTGCACATCCCCATGCAGCCGGAGATGGCCAGGTACATGATGGGACTGGGCCTGAAAGGTGGCAACCGCCCGGATTCCCTGCACTGGAAATGGGATGTAGCCCACAAGAACCAGGATGGCGCCTGGACGGGTAATGTAAATGGCGGCCTGCAGTTTTCCCTCCGCGATGAAAATTATGTGCGCCCGCTTAATACGAATTTCTACCTGCAAAAGCCCCTGCACCTGCCTGCTTCCTGGGGCAATGACAACAAAGGCGGCATAGACGTGTACCCGAAAGGGAAATCCATCGTGTACAGCGCCTACAGTGGTGCGCGCAGTATGAAGAAAGGGGACGTACTGTATTTTAATTTCAACCTGCTCATCACCCCCTTCCATCCGCTGCAAACGGACTTCCAATGGACTAACCGGTTTTATCACAAATACGATAACCTGGACACCATCAAGGGCACTGGCGCCACGGTGATCAATATCCACCATGGAACGCCCATCAATCCCTGGATCAATTATCCTTTCATTGAATGGAAGAAGATGAAGGATTATATTGATGAAGCGCACCGCAAAGGCCTGAAGGTGAAGATCTATAACACCATCCGTGAGCTTTCCGATCATGCTTATGAACTGCCGGTACTGCGCAGCCTGGGCCATGAAGTGTACTCGCCCGGCAAGGGTGGTGGCTTCTCCTGGCTGCAGGAGCATGTGGACAGTGACTACATTGCCGCCTGGTTTGTACCGGAAGTAAAAGACGCAGCCATTATCAACAGCGGTATGAACCGCTGGCACAACTACTACGTGGAAGGCATGAACTGGCTGGTGCAAAACGTGGGCATCGATGGCATCTACCTGGATGACGTAGCCTTTGACCGCGTGACCATGAAGCGCATTAAACGCGTGCTCACACAGGATGGTCATCCCGGCATCATAGACCTGCACTCTGCAAACCAGTACAACAAAAGTGATGGCTTTAACAACAGCGCTAACCTGTACATGGAAAACTTTCCCTACCTGAACCGTCTCTGGTTTGGAGAGTATTTTGATTACCAGCAGAACAGCCCCGACTTCTTCCTCACGGAAGTAAGCGGTATCCCGTTTGGTCTCATGGGTGAAATGCTGCAGGATGGCGGTAATCCCTGGAGAGGAATGGTGTACGGCATGACCAACCGCCTGGGCTGGACGGATGTAAACGATCCCCGCCCGCTCTGGAAACTGTGGGCGCAATTTGGCATGGAGCACGCTGAGATGATCGGCTATTGGAGCCCCAACTGCCCTGTGAAAACAGGCAATGACAAGGTACTGGCTACCGTGTACAGACAACAGGGCCGCACGCTGGTAGCCATGGCCAGCTGGGCGCCCGCAGACACTACGGTGCAACTGGATATTGACTGGAAGGCCCTGGGCATAGATCCTGCCAAGGCCAGTGTGAAAGTGCCGGCGGTAGCGGGTTTCCAGGAAGAGATGGTGGTGAAGGATGGCAAGCTGCCTGTTGCAAAAGGCAAAGGATATTTGTTATGGATTGAGTAG
- a CDS encoding glycosyltransferase family 2 protein, producing MINGQRVLVVLPAYNAARTLDRTYKEIDRNLVDDVILVDDASKDDTVAVAQHLGIAHIVCHEKNKGYGGNQKSCYKKAIELGADIVIMLHPDYQYTPALLSSMASVIANGVYPVVLGSRILGMGALKGGMPMYKYVFNRMLTMFQNTLMRQKLSEYHTGYRAFHRDVLLSIPYQQNSDDFVFDNEMLAQIFYKGYEVAEITCPTKYFDEASSINFRRSAKYGMGVLGTSIRYFLSNAGLKRSKLFEGILREKRPQWNVKPTVEINTAGVTLQQDVPAKNEAV from the coding sequence ATGATCAACGGACAACGTGTGCTGGTGGTACTCCCCGCCTACAACGCGGCCAGGACCCTGGACCGCACTTATAAAGAAATAGACCGCAACCTTGTAGATGATGTGATCCTGGTGGATGATGCCAGCAAAGACGACACCGTGGCGGTGGCCCAGCATTTAGGCATTGCCCACATTGTATGCCACGAAAAGAACAAAGGCTATGGTGGCAACCAGAAGTCCTGTTACAAAAAAGCCATTGAACTGGGGGCAGACATCGTGATCATGCTGCACCCAGATTACCAGTACACCCCTGCCCTGCTAAGCTCCATGGCCAGCGTGATTGCCAACGGCGTATACCCCGTGGTGCTGGGCTCCCGCATCCTGGGCATGGGCGCCCTGAAAGGTGGCATGCCTATGTACAAATATGTTTTCAACCGCATGCTCACCATGTTCCAGAACACGCTGATGCGGCAAAAGCTGTCTGAATACCACACCGGTTACCGTGCCTTCCATCGTGATGTACTGCTCTCCATTCCGTACCAGCAGAATTCCGACGACTTTGTATTTGACAATGAAATGCTGGCGCAGATCTTCTACAAAGGTTATGAAGTGGCCGAGATCACTTGCCCCACCAAATATTTTGACGAGGCATCCTCCATTAACTTCCGCCGCAGCGCCAAGTACGGTATGGGTGTACTGGGTACCAGCATCCGGTATTTCCTGAGCAACGCCGGTCTTAAAAGGTCTAAACTGTTTGAGGGCATCCTCCGGGAAAAGCGTCCCCAATGGAATGTGAAACCCACCGTGGAGATCAATACAGCAGGTGTAACCCTGCAGCAGGATGTACCGGCAAAGAATGAAGCAGTATAA
- a CDS encoding helix-turn-helix transcriptional regulator, giving the protein MTFQLYSKRYGELHCIPDVPLVAADHVLPGISTQCYTGSEGLSYFIFQEIPVAGFQVRICHFYSFVKDTLLLLSEPLTMLHMGLRRSHELYLPQLGKLTFLERGYNIVDIPRTLMEWPLRPQQAFSFVQVLLPPALLAGLAEDHPSLQALLQEDAAPRAHLRRQHNVVAGLEVMSWMDMLLHPQQTMYSNEAIVMQLVRAAAHQLPEGPCSGSLRLQDVDVEKVYAIAACLVNGDAPPSLQTLAEQFDMSLYRMNNGFKQVYGHSAAHHRKEEQLRRALQLMHQQQYSVKQLAYTLGYWPQNFSRAFKKRFGYSPGQLA; this is encoded by the coding sequence ATGACCTTCCAACTTTATTCTAAAAGGTATGGCGAACTGCATTGCATACCAGATGTCCCCCTGGTGGCTGCTGATCATGTACTACCCGGTATCTCCACCCAATGCTATACCGGCAGTGAAGGACTGAGTTATTTTATTTTCCAGGAAATACCGGTGGCCGGCTTCCAGGTGCGCATCTGTCATTTTTATTCTTTTGTAAAGGACACGCTGTTGCTGCTCAGCGAACCGCTTACCATGCTGCATATGGGCCTGCGCCGCAGCCATGAGCTGTACTTACCACAATTGGGCAAGCTCACCTTCCTGGAACGCGGTTATAATATCGTGGACATTCCCCGCACCCTGATGGAATGGCCCCTGCGCCCGCAGCAGGCTTTTTCCTTTGTGCAGGTGCTGCTCCCGCCCGCTCTGCTGGCCGGGCTGGCGGAAGATCATCCGTCCTTGCAGGCACTCCTGCAGGAAGACGCAGCGCCGCGCGCCCACCTGCGCCGCCAACACAACGTGGTGGCGGGCCTGGAGGTAATGAGCTGGATGGACATGCTGCTGCACCCACAGCAAACAATGTACAGCAACGAAGCCATCGTAATGCAACTGGTACGGGCGGCCGCGCATCAACTGCCGGAAGGCCCTTGCAGCGGAAGCCTGCGCCTGCAGGATGTTGATGTGGAAAAAGTATACGCCATCGCAGCGTGCCTGGTAAACGGCGACGCCCCGCCTTCCCTCCAAACACTGGCCGAACAATTTGATATGAGCCTGTACCGCATGAACAACGGGTTTAAGCAGGTGTATGGCCACAGTGCCGCGCATCACAGAAAAGAGGAGCAATTGCGCAGGGCGTTGCAGCTGATGCACCAGCAGCAGTACAGTGTAAAGCAACTGGCCTACACGCTGGGTTACTGGCCCCAGAACTTCAGCCGGGCCTTTAAAAAACGCTTCGGGTACTCACCGGGGCAGCTTGCATAG
- a CDS encoding SWIB/MDM2 domain-containing protein has translation MAKSSKAAAPKAAAKKEAAPKKAAAPKKAANSAFMTPLTPSATLAAVIGTTPLPRTEVTKKIWDYIKAHNLQDPANKRMINADAKLKPLFDGKDQVSMFDLTKFVAKHVK, from the coding sequence ATGGCAAAAAGTTCCAAAGCAGCAGCGCCGAAGGCAGCTGCCAAAAAAGAGGCCGCTCCTAAAAAAGCCGCCGCTCCCAAGAAGGCTGCAAACAGCGCTTTTATGACTCCGCTGACACCCAGCGCCACCCTGGCTGCGGTAATTGGCACTACGCCTTTGCCCCGCACCGAGGTAACCAAAAAGATCTGGGACTACATCAAGGCCCACAACCTGCAGGACCCTGCCAACAAGAGAATGATCAATGCCGACGCCAAACTGAAACCACTGTTTGACGGCAAAGACCAGGTATCTATGTTCGACCTGACCAAATTTGTAGCTAAGCACGTAAAATAG